From Candidatus Pedobacter colombiensis, one genomic window encodes:
- a CDS encoding SDR family oxidoreductase, producing MKNKVVWITGASSGIGEALVYAYDKAGAKLILSSRNRDELYRVKRACKSPVNIHVLPLDLENTVSLADKAEEALRIYGHVDLLINSGGISQRSLALETTLQTEQRLMSVNFWGTVMLSKAVLPNMIAKGGGKIVCISSLVGKFGTRLRSSYAASKHALHGYFDSLRAEVFDKNIQITLICPGFVKTNVTLNALTANGAPYGINDHGPETGISPEECAKQIVSAINANKEEVYIGGKEVKAVLFKRLFPLRFSKYLRTAKVT from the coding sequence ATGAAGAATAAGGTTGTTTGGATTACCGGCGCATCATCCGGTATTGGTGAAGCATTGGTATATGCTTACGACAAAGCTGGCGCTAAACTTATCCTGTCATCTCGCAATCGAGATGAGCTATACAGAGTTAAAAGAGCCTGTAAAAGCCCTGTTAACATTCATGTCCTGCCTTTAGATCTTGAAAATACAGTTTCACTTGCAGACAAGGCTGAAGAGGCCCTCCGCATTTATGGTCATGTGGACCTACTTATCAATAGCGGTGGGATTAGTCAACGCAGCCTTGCCCTGGAAACAACATTGCAAACGGAACAGCGACTGATGAGTGTAAACTTCTGGGGAACAGTTATGCTTAGCAAAGCAGTATTACCAAATATGATTGCCAAAGGTGGCGGAAAAATTGTTTGCATCAGTAGCCTTGTGGGTAAATTTGGCACACGCCTTCGTTCTTCGTACGCGGCTTCAAAACATGCTTTACATGGCTATTTTGATTCTTTACGAGCTGAAGTATTTGATAAAAACATTCAAATCACGCTCATTTGCCCTGGTTTTGTTAAAACCAATGTAACCTTGAATGCATTAACCGCTAATGGGGCTCCTTATGGCATAAATGATCACGGCCCCGAAACAGGGATTAGTCCTGAAGAATGCGCCAAACAAATTGTAAGTGCCATTAATGCCAATAAAGAAGAAGTATACATTGGTGGCAAAGAGGTTAAGGCTGTTTTATTTAAACGTCTCTTCCCTTTACGTTTTTCCAAATATTTGAGAACAGCTAAAGTAACTTAA
- a CDS encoding RNA polymerase sigma-70 factor has product MLIYGSLSDLELTDLLKEGDVNAYTVIYNRYFDELFLHAFRRLNDKEEAQDVIHELFAGLWNKRAELTIRSSLAAYLYTSVRNRIMDVISHLQVETKYVNSLQNFIDQGYCITDHRVRERQLSALIEKGIAELPPKMREVFELSRKQVMSHKEIAAQLNISEQTVRKQVNNALKILRSKLGMTLFLCV; this is encoded by the coding sequence ATGTTGATTTATGGCTCGCTTTCAGATCTGGAATTAACGGATCTCCTTAAAGAGGGGGATGTAAATGCCTATACTGTAATTTATAACCGTTATTTTGATGAATTATTTCTTCATGCTTTTCGTAGGTTGAATGACAAAGAAGAAGCACAGGATGTTATTCACGAGCTTTTTGCGGGATTGTGGAATAAAAGAGCGGAACTAACAATCAGATCCAGTCTTGCAGCCTATTTGTATACCTCGGTTCGTAATCGGATTATGGATGTGATCTCACATCTGCAGGTGGAAACAAAATATGTGAACTCATTGCAGAATTTTATAGATCAGGGCTACTGTATTACCGATCATCGGGTGCGCGAACGACAGCTAAGTGCCCTGATAGAAAAAGGTATTGCAGAATTACCCCCAAAAATGCGGGAAGTCTTTGAATTGAGTCGCAAACAGGTAATGAGTCATAAGGAAATCGCCGCACAACTCAACATATCTGAACAAACCGTTCGGAAACAAGTCAATAATGCCTTGAAAATTCTACGTTCAAAGCTCGGAATGACTCTTTTCTTATGTGTGTAA
- the hemW gene encoding radical SAM family heme chaperone HemW, with the protein MAGIYIHIPFCKKACTYCDFHFSTSLKYVDEMTDAICAEIIKKKDRITDQVGSIYFGGGTPSVLPTKGFEKIFNTLTQHFSISSDAEITIEANPDDLVAKKIAELRQLPVNRFSIGIQSFFEEDLIWMNRAHTAAGAEDCIKRSQDAGFENLSIDLIYGYPLLTDSKWLSNINKAIEFQTPHISAYSLTVEPRTALASAIKRGQQPPVNDEQSAAQFITLIKKLKEAGFEQYEISNFSKPGKYAIHNTNYWRGIPYLGIGPSAHGFDGQTRYLNIANNAHYLQHLQKGELAETIEELDQYDRFNEYIMTSLRTMWGTDLNKIAADFGQLFLTDTLKAIKPFIERAWLIQENNHLILTQEGKLFADYIASELFLIQNDHL; encoded by the coding sequence ATGGCCGGAATTTATATCCATATCCCTTTCTGTAAAAAGGCTTGTACCTATTGCGACTTTCATTTCAGTACTTCCTTAAAATATGTTGATGAAATGACAGATGCCATTTGTGCGGAGATTATTAAAAAAAAGGATAGGATAACCGACCAGGTAGGCAGTATTTACTTTGGTGGCGGAACCCCCTCAGTACTGCCGACAAAAGGATTTGAGAAAATATTCAATACGCTAACCCAACATTTCTCTATCTCCTCGGACGCCGAAATTACCATTGAAGCAAATCCGGATGATCTGGTAGCGAAGAAAATAGCTGAACTCCGGCAACTTCCGGTAAACAGATTCAGTATAGGCATACAATCTTTTTTTGAGGAAGACTTGATCTGGATGAACAGAGCTCATACCGCAGCAGGAGCCGAAGATTGTATTAAGCGCAGTCAGGATGCCGGATTTGAAAACCTGAGCATAGACCTGATTTATGGTTATCCATTATTAACAGATAGTAAATGGCTTAGCAATATCAATAAAGCTATTGAATTTCAAACACCTCATATCTCTGCTTATTCCCTAACTGTTGAACCGAGAACTGCACTTGCCAGTGCAATCAAGAGAGGACAACAACCGCCAGTTAATGACGAGCAAAGTGCTGCCCAGTTTATCACTTTAATTAAAAAACTAAAAGAAGCCGGCTTTGAACAATACGAGATTTCTAATTTTAGTAAGCCCGGGAAGTATGCCATTCACAATACCAATTACTGGCGTGGCATTCCGTATTTAGGTATAGGTCCATCAGCACATGGTTTTGATGGCCAAACCCGTTACCTAAACATTGCCAACAATGCACATTACCTGCAACATTTGCAAAAAGGAGAACTGGCAGAAACTATTGAAGAACTTGACCAGTACGACAGGTTTAATGAATACATCATGACTTCTTTACGTACCATGTGGGGAACTGATTTAAATAAAATTGCTGCTGATTTTGGCCAGTTATTTTTGACAGATACGCTAAAAGCGATAAAGCCTTTTATAGAACGGGCATGGCTAATCCAGGAGAATAACCATTTAATTTTGACACAGGAAGGTAAATTATTTGCGGATTACATCGCATCTGAATTATTCCTTATACAAAATGACCATCTTTAA
- a CDS encoding amino acid permease, whose protein sequence is MKQADQKPEDQKLKRGLQNRHIQLIALGGAIGTGLFLGIGPAAVLAGPSVILGYALAGIIAFFIMRQLGEMVVEEPVSGSFSHFANKYWGSFAGFASGWNYWVLYILVSMSELTAIGIYVHFWWPEIPLWSSSLFFFIAINALNLTSVKVYGEVEFWFSIIKVVAIIAMIVFGVYLLFSGNGGQQASIQNLWNNGGFFPKGLFSADGKGGFQGLFAAIALIMFSFGGLELIGITAAEAEQPEKTIPKATNQVIYRILIFYVGALVILFSLSPWKNITTDSSPFVMVFESLKGFQFTLMGKTIYFTSVIANALNVIVLTAALSVYNSCVYSNSRMLFGLAEQGNAPSFLSKLNKNSVPINAILISSLFAAVCIIINKLMPEKALEILMSLVVSSLIINWLMISITHLKFRRNKEADQIKTKFPSFIYPLSNYICLVFLVGILGIMWITGLKISVELIPAWILLLYICYLLVSKKQRIR, encoded by the coding sequence TTGAAACAAGCTGACCAAAAGCCTGAAGATCAAAAACTCAAAAGAGGTTTACAAAACAGACATATTCAGTTAATTGCCCTTGGGGGAGCCATAGGCACAGGATTATTTCTCGGCATTGGTCCGGCAGCCGTATTGGCTGGTCCCTCCGTAATCTTAGGCTATGCACTAGCCGGTATTATTGCCTTTTTTATCATGCGTCAGTTAGGCGAAATGGTGGTTGAAGAGCCCGTTTCGGGTAGTTTTAGCCACTTTGCCAATAAGTACTGGGGATCTTTTGCCGGCTTTGCTTCTGGCTGGAACTATTGGGTATTATATATCCTGGTGAGTATGTCGGAGTTGACTGCCATTGGCATTTACGTACATTTCTGGTGGCCTGAAATCCCGCTTTGGTCATCGAGTCTTTTCTTTTTTATAGCTATTAATGCCCTAAACCTCACTTCTGTTAAGGTGTATGGCGAGGTGGAATTTTGGTTTTCAATCATAAAGGTCGTAGCCATTATTGCCATGATCGTTTTTGGTGTTTATTTGCTTTTTAGTGGTAACGGAGGCCAGCAGGCCAGCATTCAAAACTTATGGAATAATGGTGGTTTTTTCCCAAAGGGCTTGTTTAGTGCAGATGGAAAAGGGGGCTTTCAGGGATTGTTTGCTGCAATTGCATTAATCATGTTTTCATTTGGTGGGTTGGAATTAATTGGGATAACAGCGGCAGAGGCAGAGCAGCCTGAAAAGACGATTCCTAAGGCTACGAATCAGGTGATTTACCGGATTCTCATTTTTTATGTAGGTGCACTTGTGATCCTATTTTCATTATCTCCATGGAAAAACATTACCACGGATAGTAGTCCTTTTGTAATGGTTTTTGAAAGTTTAAAAGGCTTTCAATTTACGCTTATGGGTAAAACAATTTACTTTACAAGTGTGATTGCTAATGCGCTTAATGTTATTGTATTGACAGCTGCATTGTCTGTTTATAATAGTTGTGTTTACAGTAATAGCAGGATGTTGTTTGGATTGGCTGAACAAGGAAATGCACCTTCTTTTTTATCGAAGCTGAATAAAAATTCAGTCCCCATAAATGCAATTCTAATATCAAGCTTATTTGCCGCGGTATGTATTATCATCAACAAGCTAATGCCGGAGAAGGCATTGGAGATTTTAATGTCGCTGGTCGTTTCCTCGCTAATTATCAATTGGCTAATGATCAGTATTACCCATTTGAAATTCAGAAGGAATAAAGAGGCAGATCAGATAAAGACCAAATTTCCTTCTTTTATCTATCCGCTATCGAACTATATATGCCTGGTATTTCTCGTAGGTATTTTAGGGATTATGTGGATAACGGGATTGAAAATATCGGTTGAGTTGATTCCGGCATGGATTTTACTGCTATATATTTGTTACCTGTTGGTCAGTAAAAAGCAAAGGATAAGGTAA
- a CDS encoding DUF4974 domain-containing protein → MRDIKAKELLLKFKTGNCTEEELAVLESWYLEDKDMTPADLNSEVLAEVKARVWKTLPVHELPMGTVKLWRKIAAVAAVFICTLTALFFYQKKYTQPVNSDRAANIVPGGNKAILTLADGSTIALDDAVNGTLASQPGILITKNKDGQIIYSVSKENETGNAPVYNTVETPRGGQYQINLPDGTKVWLNAASSIKFPTSFEGDERKVELNGEGYFEVAKNKYKPFRVVSGRQVVEVLGTHFNINSYNDEEQIKTTLVEGRVSVAIGTETVILKPGQQAVANQKSIHVEAVNTDDVIAWKENSFVFNNEDLGSIMRKISRWYDVDVICPPELGKMTFGITVSRNKSIKQVLYNIEETGTVHFKIEGRRITVMP, encoded by the coding sequence ATGCGAGATATTAAAGCAAAGGAATTATTATTAAAATTCAAAACGGGTAATTGTACTGAAGAGGAACTTGCTGTGTTGGAAAGTTGGTATTTGGAAGATAAAGATATGACGCCAGCCGATCTAAATTCTGAAGTATTGGCGGAAGTAAAGGCTCGGGTTTGGAAGACTTTACCTGTTCATGAACTTCCTATGGGAACAGTTAAGCTTTGGCGTAAAATAGCGGCTGTGGCTGCAGTATTCATTTGTACGCTTACTGCTTTATTTTTTTATCAAAAGAAGTACACTCAGCCCGTTAATAGCGATCGGGCAGCCAATATTGTTCCAGGTGGGAATAAGGCGATCTTAACATTGGCCGATGGTTCAACTATAGCGCTTGATGATGCGGTTAATGGTACCTTGGCAAGCCAACCAGGTATCTTGATCACAAAGAATAAAGATGGCCAGATCATTTATTCGGTTAGTAAAGAAAATGAAACAGGAAATGCACCAGTTTACAATACTGTTGAAACGCCACGTGGAGGGCAATATCAAATCAATTTGCCTGATGGTACAAAGGTATGGCTCAATGCAGCATCTTCAATAAAATTCCCTACTTCTTTTGAAGGAGATGAACGTAAAGTTGAGTTGAATGGTGAAGGGTATTTTGAAGTGGCTAAAAATAAATATAAGCCTTTTAGGGTTGTTTCAGGTCGTCAGGTTGTAGAAGTTCTAGGGACTCATTTTAACATCAATTCCTATAATGATGAGGAGCAGATTAAAACAACATTGGTTGAGGGAAGGGTAAGCGTTGCCATTGGCACAGAAACAGTAATTCTTAAACCTGGACAACAAGCTGTTGCGAACCAAAAATCTATCCATGTTGAAGCAGTAAATACTGATGATGTAATAGCCTGGAAAGAAAATTCATTTGTTTTTAATAATGAAGACCTTGGCAGCATTATGCGGAAGATTTCCAGGTGGTACGATGTGGATGTGATATGTCCTCCTGAACTAGGAAAAATGACTTTCGGCATTACGGTGTCCAGGAATAAAAGCATAAAACAAGTGCTTTATAACATTGAAGAAACAGGAACTGTTCACTTTAAGATTGAGGGAAGGAGGATTACTGTGATGCCATAA
- a CDS encoding RagB/SusD family nutrient uptake outer membrane protein, producing MKRLIIKIGFLFLVTMTCSSCNKWLEIQPEDRFTEEQVFSNQQGFEDTMNGIYLRISGNSLYGDNLTLSLLDVLAQSYMVSSSIGPFKEVISYNYADKGVRARFDGIWNEAYTSIANINQLLVNLDRYSQNIPVHRAKIMKGELLGLRALLHFDLLKLYGPVYNSADSTDLSIPYYHKLGPEIGRFQPANKVMDFILSDIKAAEENLAADAIKTEGNSNYLNKYRFNYYANKALAARVYLWRNDKPNALKSAKEVIAASNLFPWVSAANITADFQSPDRIFSTELLFSVFTKDLYTNYNRLFYYELVTSDILATGSSAYLNDIYDNNSNDYRKDYIWKVPPLGVPFPAFFKYADVVDKKKNFRNTIPVIRLSEMYYIAAEAEPNAATALDYINTVRNHRGIPSLTTITSIDQEIRKEYIKEFYGEGQLWYYYKRKQITSVVSPNSNTTVSIPVNAFMFIMPDSEISNR from the coding sequence ATGAAAAGATTAATAATAAAAATTGGTTTTCTTTTTTTAGTTACGATGACATGTAGTTCTTGTAATAAGTGGTTGGAAATTCAGCCAGAAGATCGATTTACCGAAGAACAGGTTTTTTCAAACCAGCAAGGTTTTGAAGACACAATGAATGGTATATACTTGCGTATAAGTGGCAATAGCTTATATGGGGATAATTTAACACTTTCACTTCTGGATGTTCTGGCACAGAGTTATATGGTTAGTTCATCCATAGGGCCTTTTAAAGAAGTTATCAGTTATAATTATGCTGATAAGGGAGTCAGAGCGAGGTTCGATGGCATCTGGAACGAGGCTTATACTAGCATTGCAAATATTAACCAGCTGCTGGTTAATTTAGATCGTTATAGTCAGAATATTCCTGTGCATCGCGCCAAAATAATGAAGGGTGAATTGCTAGGCTTGCGAGCTTTATTGCATTTTGATTTGCTAAAGCTCTATGGACCGGTTTATAATTCCGCAGATTCGACAGATTTATCAATCCCCTATTACCATAAACTTGGTCCCGAGATTGGTCGCTTTCAACCCGCCAATAAAGTGATGGACTTTATTCTGTCTGATATAAAGGCAGCTGAAGAGAACCTGGCCGCAGATGCAATAAAAACAGAGGGGAACTCAAATTATTTAAATAAGTACCGTTTCAATTATTATGCAAATAAAGCATTGGCTGCCAGGGTTTATCTTTGGAGAAACGATAAGCCAAACGCGCTAAAGTCTGCGAAAGAGGTTATTGCTGCCAGTAATCTTTTTCCCTGGGTTAGCGCTGCTAATATAACCGCTGATTTTCAAAGTCCAGATCGCATATTCTCTACGGAATTGTTGTTCAGTGTTTTTACAAAAGATTTGTATACAAATTACAACCGGCTTTTTTACTATGAGTTAGTTACTTCAGATATCCTGGCTACTGGATCCAGTGCTTATTTAAATGATATTTATGATAATAACAGCAATGACTATAGAAAAGATTATATATGGAAAGTGCCTCCTTTAGGTGTACCATTTCCTGCATTCTTTAAATATGCTGATGTAGTTGATAAGAAGAAGAATTTCAGGAATACCATTCCAGTTATCCGCTTAAGTGAGATGTACTATATAGCCGCAGAAGCGGAGCCAAATGCTGCAACCGCGCTTGACTATATCAATACGGTAAGAAATCATCGTGGGATTCCATCACTAACTACTATAACTTCAATAGATCAGGAGATCAGGAAAGAATACATAAAGGAGTTTTATGGTGAAGGACAGCTGTGGTATTATTATAAGAGAAAGCAAATAACAAGTGTCGTTTCTCCAAATAGTAACACTACCGTAAGCATACCTGTCAACGCATTTATGTTTATCATGCCAGATTCAGAGATATCCAATCGATAA
- a CDS encoding SusC/RagA family TonB-linked outer membrane protein, with protein sequence MNFYMTFKYSLLGRIYANILLKLKLTFIILISVILNASATGYAQITLKENGAPLEQVIQKIRKQAGYELFYNAGMLAKARPVTLNVNNASVEQVLDLCFKDQPLTYSIKDKTIIVKNRLVEVVVIKDLPIRGRVLDENGKPIPGASIRVKGTPGLVTASTVDGSFKINVNTENDILLVSYVGYKTQEIKLKANQGPLTIKMEVSENNMKDVVITGMMTVKKESFSGATASFSGEDLKAIGNVNVIQSLRTLDPSFLLMENNITGSNPNVLPTIELRGQTSITTQGLRDEFSNDPNQPLFILDGFETSLKSIVDLDMNRVASISILKDAASTAVYGSRASNGVIVIETIRPKAGELNLTYTTDGNIDFADLSSYNLMNAREKLEFERLSGRYIIHPRFGTPIQQMALDDLYASRLKDVEKGIDSYWLNEPIQTGYAQRHSISVSGGEKDITYSVGGDIRNVEGSMIGSGRKTWGTRLNLTYRNSKINISNMLYVNGYNSKESNYGDFSKWANMNPYFDKTTASGRYLLELQNPFQPSLFERVENPYYATTLGSFDREKNFSLTNNTQARYNINKSLLITASFQIVKGTTEANKFISPLDNKYVSASALEKGSLTNSTTNNLGLTGNIALNYSKVINKHSITGMLRTEVSNVEYNRNGYIAVGFPNSSNGNARFAYGFAENGRPAVSQTTSRRNSIISSANYSYDNRLNFDASFTYDGTTSFGNANKYSPFFSIGSSWNLHNEGFLKKEEWIDLLRVRANFGITGNQNFSSYTSVSTYNFDTNYNYFGQGLYLSSLGNENLKWQNTYNTSLGIDAAFWKNRLNVQLNGYRKYTDPLVVAVSLPPSTALTAYPINAGTLDVKGLEAIIRVSPIYNPTKGTVWTLGLTASHYTQRYDNFNNILEGLNEGLRKSKSLTRYRDGGDPADIWTVPSLGIDPANGNEIFLKKDGSYSYEYDYKDQVVVGNTRPKLEGVFSSTLSFKNFNFGLNFRYILGQDIFNSALFNKVENISMSQLLTNNQDKRALYDRWKTPGDVSEFRNISIIDRTAYQGLIYNTEMSSRFVQRENSLTLEAANLGYNFRDRSWMKQARLTNLRLNAFTGEIFRISTVKRERGISYPYARTVSFSLTANFQ encoded by the coding sequence ATGAATTTTTACATGACATTTAAGTACAGCTTATTAGGCCGTATTTATGCCAATATATTATTAAAATTGAAACTGACTTTTATAATATTGATTTCAGTGATACTGAACGCTAGCGCAACCGGCTATGCCCAGATAACACTGAAAGAAAATGGCGCTCCTCTCGAACAGGTAATTCAGAAAATAAGAAAGCAGGCGGGCTATGAGCTTTTCTATAATGCAGGAATGCTGGCTAAGGCCAGGCCTGTTACCTTGAACGTTAATAATGCATCCGTTGAGCAAGTGCTAGACCTTTGTTTTAAAGATCAGCCTCTCACCTATAGCATTAAAGATAAAACCATAATTGTTAAAAACAGGCTGGTTGAAGTTGTTGTAATCAAGGATTTACCTATACGAGGACGCGTGTTGGATGAAAACGGGAAACCGATTCCAGGAGCATCAATCAGGGTAAAGGGTACTCCTGGGTTGGTCACGGCAAGTACTGTGGATGGTAGCTTTAAAATCAATGTCAATACTGAGAATGACATTCTGCTGGTTTCTTATGTAGGATATAAAACCCAGGAAATAAAACTTAAAGCCAACCAGGGGCCACTTACAATCAAGATGGAGGTGTCTGAAAACAATATGAAAGATGTGGTCATTACGGGAATGATGACCGTTAAGAAAGAATCTTTTTCTGGCGCAACAGCTTCCTTTAGCGGTGAAGATCTTAAAGCCATAGGAAACGTCAATGTGATCCAAAGCTTGAGAACCCTTGATCCTTCATTTTTATTGATGGAAAATAATATAACAGGATCAAATCCCAATGTCTTGCCAACCATAGAACTTCGCGGTCAAACAAGTATTACGACCCAGGGATTAAGAGACGAGTTTTCAAACGATCCTAACCAACCTCTATTTATTTTAGATGGATTTGAAACCTCATTAAAGTCTATTGTGGATCTTGACATGAACCGGGTGGCCTCTATCAGTATCTTAAAGGATGCGGCTTCAACAGCTGTATATGGATCCAGAGCATCCAATGGCGTAATTGTAATCGAAACGATCAGGCCAAAAGCCGGAGAGCTTAATCTTACCTACACGACTGATGGAAATATAGATTTTGCTGATTTGTCCAGTTATAACTTAATGAATGCGAGGGAAAAACTTGAGTTTGAACGTTTGTCTGGTCGATACATCATACATCCACGTTTTGGTACCCCAATTCAGCAAATGGCTCTAGATGATTTATATGCAAGTCGGCTTAAGGACGTCGAAAAAGGCATAGACTCCTACTGGCTAAACGAACCTATACAAACAGGATATGCGCAAAGGCACTCCATCTCTGTTAGTGGCGGCGAAAAAGATATTACTTATAGTGTAGGTGGAGATATTAGAAATGTGGAGGGAAGCATGATTGGTTCAGGAAGAAAAACCTGGGGTACAAGGCTAAATCTTACCTACCGGAATAGCAAAATTAACATTAGCAATATGCTTTATGTTAACGGATACAACTCTAAGGAATCGAATTATGGCGATTTCTCCAAATGGGCAAATATGAATCCATATTTTGATAAAACTACTGCGAGTGGGCGTTATCTGTTGGAGTTGCAAAATCCTTTCCAGCCAAGCCTTTTTGAACGTGTTGAAAACCCATATTACGCTACAACACTAGGTAGTTTCGACAGAGAGAAAAACTTTAGTTTGACAAATAATACGCAGGCAAGATATAACATCAATAAATCTTTGTTGATTACTGCATCTTTTCAGATTGTAAAAGGAACTACAGAGGCTAATAAATTTATTTCGCCCCTGGATAATAAGTATGTTTCTGCCAGTGCACTGGAAAAAGGCTCTTTGACCAATTCAACTACAAACAACCTTGGATTGACGGGTAACATTGCATTGAATTATTCCAAAGTGATCAATAAGCATTCGATAACTGGTATGTTGCGTACTGAAGTGTCTAATGTCGAATATAACCGAAATGGTTACATTGCGGTTGGCTTTCCCAATTCCAGTAATGGGAATGCGCGCTTTGCCTATGGTTTTGCTGAAAATGGCAGACCAGCAGTATCACAAACCACTTCCAGAAGAAATTCTATTATCAGCTCTGCAAATTATTCTTACGACAATAGGCTTAACTTTGATGCATCATTTACTTATGACGGAACTACCTCTTTTGGTAATGCCAATAAGTATTCGCCCTTCTTTTCCATTGGATCAAGCTGGAATTTGCACAATGAAGGCTTTCTAAAGAAAGAAGAGTGGATTGATTTATTACGCGTAAGAGCTAATTTTGGTATTACTGGAAATCAGAACTTCTCTAGTTATACATCCGTAAGTACCTACAATTTCGACACCAATTACAATTACTTTGGACAGGGATTATACCTCAGTTCATTGGGTAATGAAAATCTGAAATGGCAAAATACTTACAATACTAGTTTAGGTATTGATGCTGCATTCTGGAAAAACCGCTTAAATGTTCAATTGAATGGTTATCGAAAATATACAGACCCGCTAGTTGTTGCGGTATCGTTGCCACCCTCAACAGCATTGACAGCATATCCAATCAATGCAGGAACACTTGATGTTAAAGGACTGGAGGCTATTATAAGGGTTTCTCCAATATATAACCCAACTAAGGGTACTGTATGGACTCTGGGGCTAACAGCTTCTCATTATACGCAGAGATATGATAATTTCAACAATATTTTAGAAGGATTAAATGAGGGATTAAGAAAGAGCAAGTCTTTAACCCGATACCGTGATGGAGGAGATCCTGCCGACATCTGGACCGTGCCTTCATTGGGGATTGATCCCGCAAACGGAAATGAGATATTCTTGAAGAAAGATGGTTCTTATAGCTATGAATATGATTACAAGGATCAGGTTGTTGTAGGAAATACCAGACCGAAGCTTGAAGGTGTTTTTAGTAGTACTTTGAGCTTTAAAAACTTCAATTTCGGACTTAATTTCAGGTATATTCTGGGCCAGGACATTTTTAACTCTGCATTATTTAATAAAGTGGAAAACATCTCCATGTCTCAATTGCTGACCAATAACCAAGATAAACGGGCATTGTATGACAGATGGAAAACGCCGGGAGATGTAAGTGAATTTAGAAATATTTCGATCATTGATCGGACTGCATATCAAGGTCTCATTTATAACACAGAAATGTCTTCCAGATTTGTTCAGAGAGAAAATTCTTTGACACTAGAAGCCGCAAACCTGGGCTATAATTTTAGGGATCGCTCATGGATGAAGCAAGCCAGGCTTACAAATTTACGTTTGAATGCATTTACAGGTGAGATCTTCAGAATATCCACAGTAAAAAGGGAAAGGGGAATTAGCTATCCTTATGCCCGTACGGTTTCTTTCAGTTTAACTGCAAATTTTCAATAA